In Candidatus Flexicrinis affinis, the following are encoded in one genomic region:
- a CDS encoding FAD:protein FMN transferase: MTPVYYTSFRAMGCQVTVQLATSADGDALLRAVPGQFEALESELSRFRPDSGLMRLNRCAGQWCAVTEALFDTVRAARHAALITDGLFNPLVLPALRSLGYDRSFEQIDSPNPVPSGPAARWQDIELRAQSRLVRIPAGSAIDLGGIAKGWAAAKIADELAAYGPVLVNIGGDMVARGAPAGLSGWPVDIGDPFNNGSVGQLALKNTSIATSGVDFRRWRTADGREQHHIIDPRSGRPAQSDVLSVSVVHPHAPTAEAYTKAVMLLGAEPGLEWLNQRWYAAGLVVKHDGTVLATDSITLLFVERTLS, from the coding sequence ATGACTCCCGTGTACTACACGTCGTTTCGCGCGATGGGCTGTCAAGTCACGGTTCAACTGGCGACCTCAGCGGACGGTGACGCCTTGCTTCGCGCGGTCCCCGGCCAGTTCGAGGCGCTCGAGTCGGAACTCTCGCGCTTCCGGCCCGACAGCGGGTTGATGCGCTTGAACCGGTGCGCCGGCCAATGGTGCGCGGTCACGGAGGCGCTGTTCGACACGGTCCGTGCGGCACGCCACGCGGCGCTCATCACGGATGGGCTGTTCAACCCGTTGGTTCTGCCGGCACTCCGTTCGCTTGGCTACGACCGGTCGTTCGAGCAGATTGACAGCCCGAACCCCGTTCCGTCAGGCCCGGCCGCGCGCTGGCAAGATATCGAACTGCGGGCGCAGAGCCGGCTTGTCCGCATTCCTGCCGGCAGCGCGATCGATCTGGGCGGCATCGCCAAAGGCTGGGCAGCGGCGAAGATCGCCGACGAACTGGCGGCCTACGGTCCCGTGCTGGTGAACATCGGCGGAGATATGGTGGCGCGCGGCGCGCCCGCCGGCCTTTCCGGATGGCCCGTCGACATCGGCGACCCGTTCAACAACGGCAGTGTCGGGCAGCTTGCCCTCAAGAACACCTCCATCGCCACCAGCGGCGTGGACTTTCGCCGCTGGCGGACGGCCGACGGCCGCGAGCAGCACCACATCATCGACCCGCGCAGCGGCCGTCCGGCTCAATCCGACGTGTTGAGCGTCTCTGTCGTCCACCCGCACGCCCCGACTGCCGAGGCATATACCAAAGCCGTCATGCTGCTCGGGGCCGAACCCGGCCTCGAATGGCTCAATCAACGCTGGTACGCCGCCGGGTTGGTGGTGAAACACGATGGTACCGTTCTCGCCACCGATTCGATAACCCTGCTGTTCGTTGAAAGGACCCTGTCATGA
- a CDS encoding ParB N-terminal domain-containing protein: MYDHHWGPYQQGETAFIKAKRRAMLQNLWARIRRKPIELLTFGKVQARLRLNIQYDRGIQDIPLNQIVGSVGRATEFSKRFLPMRDRTKERWSRVYAQAISPEGLPPIDVYKVDDIYFVIDGNHRVSVAHELGAKTIQAHVIELPTPVKYRPDLTTQEIDLAYYGISTHGGVNR; this comes from the coding sequence ATGTACGACCATCACTGGGGTCCCTATCAACAGGGAGAAACGGCCTTCATCAAGGCCAAACGAAGGGCGATGCTGCAGAACCTGTGGGCACGCATCCGCCGCAAGCCGATCGAACTGCTCACCTTCGGCAAGGTGCAGGCGCGTCTGCGTCTGAACATCCAGTACGACCGCGGCATTCAGGACATCCCGCTGAACCAGATCGTTGGGAGCGTCGGCCGCGCGACGGAGTTCTCGAAGCGCTTCCTGCCGATGCGCGATCGCACGAAGGAACGTTGGAGCCGCGTCTACGCGCAGGCGATCAGCCCCGAAGGCTTGCCGCCGATCGACGTCTACAAGGTCGACGACATCTACTTCGTGATCGACGGCAACCACCGCGTCTCGGTCGCGCACGAGTTGGGCGCCAAGACGATCCAAGCACACGTGATCGAACTGCCGACGCCGGTCAAGTATCGGCCCGACCTCACCACGCAGGAGATCGATCTGGCCTACTACGGCATCAGCACGCACGGCGGGGTTAACCGGTAA
- a CDS encoding phosphoribosyltransferase: MSASPRGPMRTEVLTWPDVDKLIDYLLPQLQMAGPFDAMLLITRGGIIPGGLLAEALRVRHTLIAAVDFPGTERAGLMAWPAFLQFPDTELLEGRRTLIVDDVWGSGRTSTAVRGRVEGSGGIPFNCVLHFNPYRSLFTKSKPDFYAATTDAYIVFPWEIDRGIEGLGFVEPEPDVN; encoded by the coding sequence ATGAGCGCAAGCCCGCGCGGGCCGATGCGTACCGAAGTGCTGACGTGGCCGGATGTCGACAAGTTGATCGACTACCTGCTGCCGCAGTTGCAGATGGCTGGCCCGTTCGACGCCATGCTGCTGATCACCCGCGGCGGGATCATCCCCGGTGGCCTGTTGGCCGAGGCCCTGCGCGTGCGCCACACACTGATTGCCGCCGTGGACTTTCCCGGCACCGAGCGCGCCGGCCTGATGGCGTGGCCCGCCTTCTTGCAGTTTCCAGACACCGAGCTGCTCGAAGGCCGCCGCACGTTGATCGTGGACGACGTATGGGGCAGTGGACGTACCAGCACCGCCGTGCGCGGCCGTGTCGAAGGCTCGGGCGGAATTCCGTTCAACTGCGTGCTGCACTTCAACCCGTACCGTTCGCTGTTCACGAAATCCAAGCCGGACTTCTACGCCGCGACGACCGATGCCTATATCGTCTTCCCGTGGGAAATCGACCGCGGGATCGAAGGGCTGGGGTTCGTCGAGCCTGAGCCGGACGTCAACTAG
- a CDS encoding tetratricopeptide repeat protein: MSDAVDTAAALLHDGDFDAALTVLNTALAADPDDIAARRLRAETLTARSTPQSLKAALADFDTLPDPTADDALLVALVYERLDVPDAALDHLERAVEQWPGHARLRQRFMGSGVQSRRPAESPTGGSRLARRLAHARIRCRPHRRVRRRARRRRSAGGGRRPVHDGAGKPARSRLDTTVPGADRAGARGRQHAPLPARRGRTRRRDRRHAHPQRACGRLFPRLVAGQARQRGRRIGEGARRAARRQRTCARSSVAYHRPRRRFPRPDERAIMRAKFWPDDV; the protein is encoded by the coding sequence GTGAGCGATGCAGTCGATACCGCCGCGGCGCTGTTGCACGACGGCGACTTCGACGCGGCGCTGACAGTCCTGAATACGGCGCTCGCCGCCGATCCGGACGACATCGCGGCGCGCCGCCTGCGGGCCGAAACGCTCACCGCACGCAGCACGCCACAGTCGCTGAAGGCCGCGCTGGCCGACTTCGACACCTTGCCCGATCCGACCGCCGACGATGCCCTGCTCGTCGCGCTCGTGTATGAACGCCTCGACGTCCCCGATGCCGCGCTGGATCATCTCGAACGCGCCGTCGAACAGTGGCCCGGCCACGCCCGTTTGCGCCAGCGCTTCATGGGAAGCGGCGTTCAAAGCCGGCGACCTGCCGAAAGCCCAACGGGCGGTTCGCGGCTTGCCCGACGACTGGCGCATGCTCGAATACGCTGCCGACCTCACCGCCGCGTTCGCCGACGCGCCCGGCGCCGACGATCTGCTGGCGGAGGCCGACGACCTGTACACGATGGCGCTGGTAAGCCTGCCCGAAGCCGATTGGACACGACCGTTCCGGGCGCGGATCGTGCTGGCGCGCGCGGGCGTCAACATGCGCCGCTACCTGCCCGACGAGGTCGCACGCGACGCCGCGACCGCCGCCACGCTCATCCCCAGCGAGCCTGCGGCCGGCTTTTTCCTCGGCTGGTCGCTGGTCAAGCGCGGCAGCGTGGCCGACGGATTGGCGAAGGTGCGCGCCGCGCTGCACGCCGCCAGCGAACCTGTGCGCGATCTTCTGTGGCGTACCATCGCCCACGACGCCGATTTCCAAGACCTGATGAACGCGCTATAATGCGCGCCAAGTTTTGGCCGGACGACGTGTGA
- a CDS encoding D-2-hydroxyacid dehydrogenase — MSAGFDGPLRRPVAQLNDITLTSASGIHATAIAEFCLGMMLALNQKIPAMLDLKREKKWGRDEDLFRPPPLRGQTVGIIGYGSIGRELARLCAALGMTVLAAKRDAMKPEVGDVFTLHVGTGDPTGEIPARLYPGQAVATMARECDFLVVTVPLTDATRHTIDARVFDAMKPTAHFINIARGSIVDEPALIAALQNGDIAGAALDVFAAEPLPADSPLWTLSNVIVSPHVSGGFPDYAEAAGKVFAENLRRYVERKPLLNVLDRTRGY, encoded by the coding sequence ATGTCCGCCGGGTTCGACGGCCCGCTGCGCCGCCCGGTCGCGCAGCTCAACGATATTACGCTGACATCGGCAAGCGGCATCCACGCCACCGCCATCGCCGAATTCTGCCTCGGCATGATGCTGGCGCTGAACCAGAAGATTCCGGCCATGCTCGACCTCAAGCGCGAGAAGAAGTGGGGCCGTGACGAAGACCTCTTTCGTCCGCCGCCGCTGCGCGGGCAAACGGTCGGAATCATCGGCTATGGCAGCATTGGCCGCGAGCTGGCGCGCCTGTGCGCCGCGCTGGGTATGACCGTGCTGGCCGCCAAGCGCGACGCCATGAAGCCGGAAGTAGGCGACGTGTTCACGCTGCACGTGGGAACTGGCGACCCGACGGGCGAGATCCCCGCACGCCTTTACCCGGGGCAGGCCGTGGCGACGATGGCGCGCGAGTGCGACTTCCTCGTCGTCACCGTGCCGTTGACCGACGCCACGCGCCACACTATCGACGCGCGCGTGTTCGACGCCATGAAGCCGACGGCCCACTTCATCAATATCGCGCGCGGCAGCATCGTTGACGAACCGGCGTTGATCGCGGCACTGCAAAACGGCGACATCGCCGGCGCCGCGCTCGACGTGTTCGCCGCCGAACCGCTCCCCGCCGACAGCCCGCTGTGGACGCTGTCGAACGTCATCGTCAGCCCGCATGTGTCGGGCGGATTTCCCGACTACGCCGAGGCCGCCGGCAAGGTGTTCGCCGAGAACCTGCGCCGCTACGTCGAGCGCAAGCCGCTGCTCAACGTCCTCGACCGTACACGGGGGTACTAG
- a CDS encoding NUDIX domain-containing protein: MPPHIRVSASAVIIRGGHILLVKFDDNTGPHYNLPGGGADPGETAEEACIREVYEEADARIDIGRLMLVREYEPGTLPQCLWQAPQAQPRLRGTAATGQRAAPAAQARPVSGRRGVGAARHAAEGQPRQPEPA, from the coding sequence ATGCCACCGCACATCCGTGTCAGTGCCAGCGCCGTGATCATCCGCGGCGGCCATATCCTACTGGTCAAGTTCGATGACAATACCGGCCCGCATTACAACCTGCCGGGGGGCGGCGCCGATCCGGGCGAGACGGCCGAGGAAGCGTGCATCCGCGAGGTCTACGAGGAAGCCGATGCTAGAATAGACATCGGCCGGCTGATGCTGGTGCGCGAATACGAGCCCGGTACGCTGCCGCAATGCCTATGGCAAGCGCCACAAGCTCAACCTCGTCTTCGAGGGACTGCTGCAACCGGGCAGCGAGCCGCGCCTGCCGCGCAAGCCCGACCCGTATCAGGTCGGCGTGGAGTGGGTGCCGCTCGACACGCTGCCGAGGGTCAACCTCGTCAGCCCGAACCTGCCTGA